GGAGGGAATGATGGCGTTGTGGGCCCGGGCGAAGCGCGTCAGCGAGTCCAGCAGGATCACGACGTCGCGCTTGTGCTCGACCAGTCGCTTGGCCTTTTCGATGACCATGTCGGCCACCTGGATGTGGCGCTGGGGCGGCTCGTCGAACGTCGAGGAGATGACCTCCCCCTTCACGGTGCGCTGCATGTCGGTCACTTCTTCGGGCCGCTCGTCGATGAGCAGCACGATGAGGTAGACCTCCGGGTGATTCTTGGCGATGGCGTGAGCGATCGACTGCAGCATCATGGTCTTGCCGGTCCGGGGAGCGGCCACGATGAGGCCGCGCTGCCCCTTGCCGATCGGCGTCAATAGATCCATCACCCGGGTGGTCAGATTCTCGGCGTCGTGCTCCAGCCGCAGCCGCTCCATGGGGTAGAGCGGCGTGAGGTTGTCGAAGAAGATCTTGTCCCGGCTCTGCTCGGGGGATTCGAAATTGATGGCCTCGACCTTGAGCAGGGCGAAATACCGTTCGGAATCCTTGGGCGGACGCACCTGGCCGGAGACCGTATCGCCGGTGCGCAGATCGAAGCGGCGGATCTGTGACGGGGAGACGTAGATGTCGTCCGGGCCGGGCAGGTAATTGTAGTCGGGCGCGCGGAGAAACCCGAAGCCGTCGGGCAGGACTTCCAGGACCCCTTCGGCATAGATCAGGCCGTCCTTCTCGGCCTGCGCCTGCAGGATCTTGAAGATCAGCTCCTGCTTCCTCAGGCCGCCCGTGTTCTGGACGTTCATCTCACGGGCGATCGTGCTCAGGTCGGCGATGGTCTTCTCCTTCAGCTCGGACAGGTTCAGGCCATTGCCGCTCTGGGCTGTCTCGGTCGTCGAATTCCCCTGGACTCTATCTCGGCGGGCGCTCATCAAACGGCTCCGGGGACGGCGTTGACCGCCGCCATGGCGTTAAGTGGTTGAACGGGACGCAGGTTTCTGCAGGGCTGGATGGTAATTCCCACATGATCCTCGCACCACTGCGTCAAAGTGTCAACGAATTTCTTGCTCGACGTGTTCACATCCGGACCTCCACGATCGCCCGTTGCTTCACCTCCTTGAGCCACTCCTCGAGCCTGGCCTCGTACTTCTGCCGGAACAGGATCTCCCGGGCCTGCTGCCGGATGCGCTGAAGGGCCTCCCCTTCCAGGGTCTGCTTGCTCTCCAGGCGGAAGAGGTGATAGCCCAGGGCGGAGCGGTACGGGGCGGAGTCTTGACCCTCGCCCAGCGCGAGGATCCGCGCTTCGATCTCCGCCGCCAGCTCCCCGCGCTTGAGGGTGCCCAGG
The Candidatus Methylomirabilota bacterium DNA segment above includes these coding regions:
- the rho gene encoding transcription termination factor Rho gives rise to the protein MNLSELKEKTIADLSTIAREMNVQNTGGLRKQELIFKILQAQAEKDGLIYAEGVLEVLPDGFGFLRAPDYNYLPGPDDIYVSPSQIRRFDLRTGDTVSGQVRPPKDSERYFALLKVEAINFESPEQSRDKIFFDNLTPLYPMERLRLEHDAENLTTRVMDLLTPIGKGQRGLIVAAPRTGKTMMLQSIAHAIAKNHPEVYLIVLLIDERPEEVTDMQRTVKGEVISSTFDEPPQRHIQVADMVIEKAKRLVEHKRDVVILLDSLTRFARAHNAIIPSSGKVLSGGLDANALQRPRRFFATARNIEEGGSLTIMATAIVDTGSRMDDVIFEEFKGTGNMEVHLDRRLMDKRIFPTINIEQSGTRKEELLLEKDELQKVWLLRKALSQLNPVEAMELLLDKLKLTRTNKEFLSSMHTMG